ctataaccccctaactattttttgaatttgtctatagccacgttttaaacgcagctacaaccccctaaatatttttacaattacatCACAAGAAATGTCTATTAACAGTCATAAACATGCAAAAAAGCCAAGTATTCCTTACCCCAACATTGTGCATATGATCAGTAGACTAGTTTCTTCAAACTCTTCAGATTCATCacacataataattttaattcaacCAAACAATATGTACGGAAActcttttgtgattttttaatattgattaattctAAACCAAGAAGTTTGTATTATTACAGTAATGAAATTGTGGATTGCTTAGTTTGGACCCTACGACAACGTTGGGCATTGCCACCATTACTGTCATCTCCATGCAAGCCCTTCCTCAATGCTAAACTCACGCCGAcaaaatctattttaatttccatGAATTCGAATCGACCATGttctttcaacaacaaaataaataaataaatacaactaGAATTTATTGATACCACCAATATGTCacaagttcaattaaaatagtAGAGCATTAAAACTTGGCTAGTTGTTGTATAATGCATTTCTTACCATATTGTCAGCAGTTTGTGCAAAACTTATAGGCCCTGTCCTCGCTATATCCGTCTGAAACGAACGACTTCTCTTGTTCGTATCCACTAAGTCCTTTACACATTCCCgccaacaaattaaaacaaacaaatcagTTAAAACACTGCACTCGGTATAGAGCAAGAAAATAGAGCAAGAAAATAGCGCAACCTTCGTTTTAGCATCAAACCAATAGTCAACTAGTGCGCGGTAGTCCTGCTCGTCAGCCCAAGATGGTTTACTTTGATAAACATCTTCTTTTAACGCATCTTTTgggtagcatttttttttttaacttacttCTTCGGTTTCTTCTCAACTCTCCTAACAAGTGCATTGCCCAGTTCATTTGATTAGCTGGGCTAATAATCTCTGGGTCAATGATCCATTTTTTCTGAAATGCAAAAATTGAGTTAGCATAGTGCAATAATTCACCCTACTGAAAATTCCATTTAGCACATACACGCCTATACATAACAATTAAAAGTATCTTAATTTGATACAACCTCTATCTCTACCCAAGCGTTTTCTTTGCATTTACGGTCGACATGCGTCCAAGTAGCAGGCATAAGTGGGCAATAGTTGCGGCAGATGCATAAGGTGCCCAACCACCTTTTGAATGTTTGCCCGCTTTCCCCAACCGGTTGCTTGCTCCCATTTAACCCACATACAAGTTTCTTGTTCGGTGGAAGAGCCCATATACGCTGCATTAGCGTTATtccacattttttatttatattattagatATTGGGGATTCCCGAACTGAATCTTCTGCACGCCCATCATTGGATGGTGCGGTTTCTTGGACCAAATCGCCTGCATATAGTAAACCATTAttagagagaatgaaatttcaaagttcacAATTACAGAGAAGTCACTGTATATAGCTCAAGTGCTCAACTAAGATGATATATGTGATCTTTGTAAATGTGGAGATTTTGATACTTAAAGAAACTGATAATAACAAATAAGTCGATGTCTCTATCTAAAAGCTGTTTTTATccctttcaaaaataaaaaactgtttttatccaaaaaatatatgtaactTGCATATAATTCAACCATAACACCATTACTGCCAATGTCATGTACATGCACAGCCAAGTTGAATATAATTTCCAGAGCTCGTAAATCACATGAATATCATTATTACAGCTTGGgtaaaataacctcaaacaaGAACATAATATGAACAGATGGGGAGTGGTGTTAGGTGGGGGGCACGTGCGAACTAAAAATCTGACTTGAccccctcttttctttttgttttttctctgaTGACAAGGACGTTACACATCCACAGTGAACAAAATATGAGATAAAAGTAACTGTGCTAAATGGAGTTAGGAATAAAAATATCCTTTAGAGACCGAATTAGTTGTTTTTAAGAGACTTTAACTTAGTTGATATGAACCCAAACTCCAAAGAAGTTTAGTAAAATTTACTTAAGGACACTCATTACCACTTCCCTTCTTAGTATTACTTGATTTTGCATGAAATGTGTGCCACTATATTTATTGAGTCCAATTTTATCGGAGTTTGTGTTCCTAAGAAATTCATTTACTTTTCCAAGGAACAAGTCCAATTCTATTAAATCGGGTCATCAccgtttctaaaaaaaaaaaaaaattcgggtCATCACCATTTTAGGCTTTGCTTTTTATTAATTGCTTAAAGAAGTGCACATTTGAAATTGATTTGGTCCCTAATTATGTCAAGTGGTGGTACTTAATTGGATCATTTCCCTAAATCTCACTTCTTCTAGAACCCATCTAGGAGAAGATGTAacaaattttgtccttacccCCAAGTTTGCACAGCCAATTTGGTTCCATGCACAACCAAATATTTTCCATACCCTCAACAAATTGCAAGCTGGCCAAATGCCAAAGAAAAAGCGATCTCCCATCCCACGCGACCTCACcatcttttactaaaaaataagtaaGGCCTCCCATGCAAATCAAGTttcctcaatatttttcacacacgtCTCTACCCTCTCCACAGAGAAACACCCAAACTCCCAGACACACTACAAAAACtatcaaaacccagaaaatacacaaaaaaacctTCTCACAAACAGAACCTGCAAGAATCCCTCAATCATATAGAAATCCAACCAAAAACCCACCTCTAAACCCCTACAAACTTTATAGAGAAACACCCAAATTCCCAGCCAAGAACACCaccaaaaatacccaaaaacaatgCCCTTGCAAACCCAAATAGAACCATAAATATCCCTGTTTTAACCCATAaaatcaaccccaaaatcgaCAATCTCAACCCCCACTGAAAATAACCCAGCAAATCCTCCAAAACTCTCACTACAAATATCCTATAATAAGCCAAGAAAAATCCCACTGGAACTACAGCCAAAACCCCACTGTCAAACCCTTAACAATTCTCAGGAAGACCCAAAAATAGCCACTGTAAACCCAACACTGAAAACTCCATCAGATACCAAGACAAATCCCTTCATACAAACCAACCAGAAAACCCATTTGAAAACAGCATCAAcagagcataaaaaaaaaaaaaaaattgaaagataaatggAGCAGAAGCATAAGCTAAATACCAAGACATGAAAGCAGAATACAAAGAAGGaaataagaaattcaaaagCAGAGAACCATAcagaaaattttgttgaattttaaggtcaacaaattttctactttcttgttgggctttttgcatttaatgtttaaaaatgcTAAGATATTGTCTAGATAATCATATTTAAGCTCATTTTTtctattgaatttaaaaattttgggatcaggagttcaaaattttatttcaaagggtcaaaaaaatattttaaaaatattatacataattcattttttttttttatttagctcttatactttatttctttttcttttttggccagCTCAGATGGtttatttaaagttttgaaCCCCCTAATCTTCACTTGGTACCGCCCCTGTGACCACCCCGTGACTTTACCATTACATAAGGTAATGTCCCCCCAACATTAATTGTGTTCTTTTGTTTAGATCTAAATATATCCatcataaaactaaaaactgatttCTATACTGTGCAAACTGCACATTTTTACAAGGGaaaagtgtgttttttttttttcttagaaacagaagggaaaagttaattaaaatgcAGTAAGAGCagtagtttaaaatatattttcagaaatttttaatgataaaatgaaaaataaaattaagagtttTCTCAAGCTTAGTGAGGGAAGAGGGagatttgtatttgtatttggagTTAATGAAACAAGAATTGTGTTAGGAACTCTAAAATTTGCTACAGCACATCAACTCATTTACATATGCTTATAGGTTTTATTAGcttgttgaaaaatattataatgaaCATAATTATGGAATAGTTTTTTAAGCGTATGACTTAGATTTCTGATGTGCACTCTGCACAAATATTGCAGTTTAATTTTTGATAATCAGCACAAGTCTTAATGCCTCCAATGTACAGTTGTTTGtaataattaatgaatttctattatataaatatatatatatatatttatagt
This genomic stretch from Quercus robur chromosome 4, dhQueRobu3.1, whole genome shotgun sequence harbors:
- the LOC126724369 gene encoding uncharacterized protein LOC126724369: MGKKRRLPVVEVGEGPSSSRQRGEELQAAHTSDAGSQPTGKERDHPLTIVQVGQGSSRSRDIMQEELRAAYDAEHARWEEGDDYDDDETQPPSAGDLVQETAPSNDGRAEDSVRESPISNNINKKCGITLMQRIWALPPNKKLVCGLNGSKQPVGESGQTFKRWLGTLCICRNYCPLMPATWTHVDRKCKENAWVEIEKKWIIDPEIISPANQMNWAMHLLGELRRNRRSKLKKKMLPKRCVKRRCLSK